AGAGGATAAAGTACTCATAATTACATCAGCATTGAAGGGAATAACCAATGATTTAATTTCTGCTACAGAAAATAGGGAAAATTCTACAGAAATAATAGGAAATATTTATGATAAATATATCAAAATTTTATCAAAAGTATCAAATGGACCAGAATTCGAAATAGCTTTTAAAGACCTTTCTAAAATGGCGGACGAACTATTCAAAATAGCTTGGTCAATAAAAGTTTTAGACGAGATCACTCCAAGGGTTAAGGATTACATTCTATCCTTTGGAGAAAGAATGTCAACTGTAGTCTTAAATGCTGCATTAAGATCTAGAAAATTAGACTCTTTAGCATATCCTGAACCGCCATTAATTACCGATAATAATTTCGGAGAAGCAAACGTCTTAGAAGATCTCACTTTAAAGGAAATTAACGAAAAAGTTCTAACTAAAAAGAATAAAATACTAATATTGCCTGGATTTATAGGCAAAACTATAGATGAAAGATCCACTACAATAGGTAGAGGAGGTAGTGATTATACTGCAACTTTAATTGGAAAGCTACTAAATGCAGAAAATGTAAGGCTAATAACTGAAGTTCCTGGAATAATGACTGCAGATCCTAGAAAAATAGAAGGAGCAAAAACTATTAAGAGGTTATCATTAGAGGAGGCTGTAGAACTAGCTCAAATGGGAGCAAAAAGACTTCATCCAAGGACTTTTGAACCAATGTTTTCTTCAAATATGAAAGTCAGCATTGAAGGGTTATACGAAGAAGGAGAAACAGTTGTAAGCGGTTTTTGTGAAGAAGAAGATAAGTTAAAGGGAGTTACCGTACTCGATAACTTAAAAATGATAAATATTGAAAGCACTAGGATAGTAGGAAAGATAGGGTCTGCAGCAAGAGTAATGGCTGAAGCTAAGGAGTCTAATGTAAACATTATATCGATTTCACAACCTGCATCAGAAACGACAATAAGTATTGTTGTAAATTCGAGTGACGCAGAAATTCTTGCAAGAAAATTGAAAGAAATTTCAGATATTGATAATATAGAAATTAAGAATGTAAGCGCAGTAAGTATAATAGGTTGCGGACTTAGAAATAATGAAATATTTAAGGAAGTAGAAAACGTAGCCCTACAATACGACATACTTTCAATGTCAAGAGGACTGAAAAACGTAAGTGCTACTTTTATAGTTAAAAAGGAAGAAGGATATAACTTAGCTAAGAATTTGCATGAGGTTGTGTTAAAATGGACAAATTGAAAGTATCCCTATTAGGATCTACAGGAATGGTAGGACAAAAAATGGTTAAAATGCTAGCAAGCCATCCTTTCATAGAACTAACCAAGATAAGCGCATCACCGTCCAAAATAGGTAAAAGATATGAAGAGTCAGTAAAATGGATTGAAGGAGAGATTCCAGAAAGCGTAAAAGATATGAAATTAGTATCAACAGAACCTGAAGATCACAAAGATGTAGACGTAGTACTTTCTGCACTTCCTAACGAGCTTGCAGAGGACATTGAACTTAAACTAGTTAGAGCAGGCAAAATAGTCGTTTCCAATGCCAGCCCTTATAGGATGGATCCGGAAATTCCTCTAATTAATCCAGAAATAAATTGGCAACACTTAGAGTTACTTAAGACTCAGCAAAGTAAAAGAAGTTGGAAAGGATTATTAGTAAAAAACCCAAACTGCACTGCATCAATAATGTCTCTACCATTAAAACCTATAACGGAATTAATAACACAAAGAAAAATAATTATGACAACTTTACAAGCAGTAAGCGGAGCAGGTTATAACGGTCTATCT
This genomic interval from Acidianus sp. HS-5 contains the following:
- a CDS encoding aspartate kinase, with amino-acid sequence MIIIKIGGSIQKDEKDYELIAEKIEKYSDKEDKVLIITSALKGITNDLISATENRENSTEIIGNIYDKYIKILSKVSNGPEFEIAFKDLSKMADELFKIAWSIKVLDEITPRVKDYILSFGERMSTVVLNAALRSRKLDSLAYPEPPLITDNNFGEANVLEDLTLKEINEKVLTKKNKILILPGFIGKTIDERSTTIGRGGSDYTATLIGKLLNAENVRLITEVPGIMTADPRKIEGAKTIKRLSLEEAVELAQMGAKRLHPRTFEPMFSSNMKVSIEGLYEEGETVVSGFCEEEDKLKGVTVLDNLKMINIESTRIVGKIGSAARVMAEAKESNVNIISISQPASETTISIVVNSSDAEILARKLKEISDIDNIEIKNVSAVSIIGCGLRNNEIFKEVENVALQYDILSMSRGLKNVSATFIVKKEEGYNLAKNLHEVVLKWTN
- the asd gene encoding aspartate-semialdehyde dehydrogenase, which produces MDKLKVSLLGSTGMVGQKMVKMLASHPFIELTKISASPSKIGKRYEESVKWIEGEIPESVKDMKLVSTEPEDHKDVDVVLSALPNELAEDIELKLVRAGKIVVSNASPYRMDPEIPLINPEINWQHLELLKTQQSKRSWKGLLVKNPNCTASIMSLPLKPITELITQRKIIMTTLQAVSGAGYNGLSFMSTYNNIIPYIKGEEEKIPKEIGKMLGRIQDGQISNANINARITSIRVPIKVGHMGIINVLLDDTDKISVDEIKNELRNFKSLPQEKNLPTAPKKPIIVNNDESRPQPEIDLKIENGMAVSVGRISVENNVLRMVVLGDNLVRGAAGITILTVEVMKELGYI